GCCGACCCGTACCCATCGTCTTCGATCTGTCCGGTCCGAAGATCCGGACCGGCACGCTTCCGGGCGGCGCGCGCGACGTGCTCCGGGGGCAGCGCCTGGTGCTCGCGCCCGAGAGCGAAGCCCGGACGGGCGAGATCCCGGTCAATTACGCGCATCTGGCCCGCGACGTCTCGCGAGGGGACCGGATCCTCGTCGACGACGGTCTTCTCGAGTGGGTCGTCGAGAGCGTCCGGTCGCCGCGCGTGGCGTGCCGGGTCAAGGTGGGGGGAGTCGTCCGCGATCACAAGGGCCTCAATTTTCCCGGCGTGAGTCTCTCGATCGGATCGCTCACGGCGAAGGACCGTCGCGACGTCGCTTTCGCGGCGGCCGCGCGGGTCGACTTCCTGGCGCAGTCGTTCGTGCGTTCCACCGACGACCTTCGAAGGCTCAAGGCGCTCCTCCTCCGCCACCACGCGGCGATTCCGATCATCGCGAAGATCGAGAAGCCGGAGGCGCTCGGAGACCTGGACGGGATCCTGCGCGCGGCGGACGGGATCATGGTCGCGCGCGGGGATCTCGGGGTCGAGCTCCCGGCCCAGGACGTTCCGGAGATCCAGAAGCGCCTGATCCGGCGGGCCAACGAGGAAGAGATCCCGGTCATCACGGCCACGCAGATGCTCGAATCGATGATCGAACACGCCCGGCCGACCCGCGCCGAAGCCTCGGACGTGGCGAACGCGATCTTCGACGGCACCGACGCGGT
The sequence above is a segment of the Thermoanaerobaculia bacterium genome. Coding sequences within it:
- the pyk gene encoding pyruvate kinase, which translates into the protein MNDRRRAAPFRRTKIVATLGPATDRPGVLRRILEAGVDIVRLNASHGDAGAHRARIDAVRRLERVLGRPVPIVFDLSGPKIRTGTLPGGARDVLRGQRLVLAPESEARTGEIPVNYAHLARDVSRGDRILVDDGLLEWVVESVRSPRVACRVKVGGVVRDHKGLNFPGVSLSIGSLTAKDRRDVAFAAAARVDFLAQSFVRSTDDLRRLKALLLRHHAAIPIIAKIEKPEALGDLDGILRAADGIMVARGDLGVELPAQDVPEIQKRLIRRANEEEIPVITATQMLESMIEHARPTRAEASDVANAIFDGTDAVMLSAETASGAYPVESVAMMATIALRAEESEFLGRASPSRRDHSVAHAVALAACQTASEVGARAVVCFTETGRTALLLAKFVRGRPIYAMARRSAACRRATLYPGVTGITLAMPTNTDRMIANAKMRLERLGLVRRGDRLVIVSGSARVRGATNLMKVDTV